Proteins found in one Eriocheir sinensis breed Jianghai 21 chromosome 14, ASM2467909v1, whole genome shotgun sequence genomic segment:
- the LOC126998619 gene encoding uncharacterized protein LOC126998619 isoform X1, translating to MSSCASPPAGPIEVKVLPLDTGDHKVLSIDAEDVTVEPVLPKLEDGDSSPFELFKQRMAYEIMSLQMAKNSQIISEAKASGIIQYLKWRKNPADFPNLKLSDFSRHTIREYTSGKRMVLIDVPDLSLYNVLAVPKKTDLDKCVSFSDYRRVVHAGQLFEVVHHLHTDSNKNTHCGYRPVYDRSKHEYFGIPRSYIRLHCKFCPGCVVQMTVIKPQQPHKQPVSWSLEKKVFLVKEFYRNRNSIDCVLKNYREKFGRRDLPRPQTIHQLVRMFEETGSVFGSVLSPEQVHLASLHKSHHRDDKLPLDTGCWWTSENGCTTKSEPLCT from the exons ATGTCCTCCtgtgcctcccctcccgcggggCCCATCGAGGTCAAGGTGCTCCCCCTGGACACTGGTGACCACAAAGTCCTCAGCATAGACGCGGAAGACGTGACTGTCGAGCCTGTGTTACCAAAGCTCGAGGACGGCGACTCCAGCCCCTTCGAACTCTTCAAGCAGAGAATGGCCTATGAAATCATGTCTCTACAGATGGCAAAGAACTCTCAGATAATCAGCGAGGCCAAAGCTAGCGGCATCATTCAGTACCTCAAGTGGAGAAAAAACCCAGCCGACTTCCCTAACCTCAAACTGTCAGACTTCAGCCGCCACACCATAAGGGAGTACACGTCTGGCAAGAGGATGGTGCTCATTGACGTGCCGGACCTCAGTCTCTATAACGTGCTTGCCGTGCCTAAGAAAACAG ATTTGGACAAATGTGTCTCGTTCTCTGACTACCGGCGTGTGGTCCATGCAGGTCAGCTGTTTGAAGTAGTGCATCACCTCCACACAGACTCCAATAAGAACACTCACTGTGGGTACCGACCAGTGTACGATAGGTCAAAACATGAGTACTTTGGGATTCCACGGAGCTATATTCGCTTACACTGCAAGTTCTGCCCAGGATGTGTGGTACAGATGACAGTCATAAAACCTCAGCAGCCTCACAAGCAG CCTGTGTCCTGGAGCCTGGAGAAGAAAGTGTTCCTGGTAAAGGAGTTTTACCGTAATAGAAACTCCATTGACTGTGTCCTGAAGAATTATCGCGAGAAGTTTGGCAGACGTGACCTTCCTCGACCACAGACTATACATCAGCTAGTGCGCATGTTTGAAGAGACCGGGAGTGTATTTGGGAGTGTACTGTCACCTGAGCAAGTCCACCTAGCCTCCTTGCACAAGTCTCACCACAGGGATGACAAACTACCTTTGGATACTGGCTGTTGGTGGACTTCAGAGAATGGCTGCACAACAAAGAGTGAGCCGTTGTGTACTTAA
- the LOC126998619 gene encoding uncharacterized protein LOC126998619 isoform X2, with product MSSCASPPAGPIEVKVLPLDTGDHKVLSIDAEDVTVEPVLPKLEDGDSSPFELFKQRMAYEIMSLQMAKNSQIISEAKASGIIQYLKWRKNPADFPNLKLSDFSRHTIREYTSGKRMVLIDVPDLSLYNVLAVPKKTDLDKCVSFSDYRRVVHAGQLFEVVHHLHTDSNKNTHCGYRPVYDRSKHEYFGIPRSYIRLHCKFCPGCVVQMTVIKPQQPHKQVSQGTPIINQPELEDEQLSELNASCPDKDSNLGLLICS from the exons ATGTCCTCCtgtgcctcccctcccgcggggCCCATCGAGGTCAAGGTGCTCCCCCTGGACACTGGTGACCACAAAGTCCTCAGCATAGACGCGGAAGACGTGACTGTCGAGCCTGTGTTACCAAAGCTCGAGGACGGCGACTCCAGCCCCTTCGAACTCTTCAAGCAGAGAATGGCCTATGAAATCATGTCTCTACAGATGGCAAAGAACTCTCAGATAATCAGCGAGGCCAAAGCTAGCGGCATCATTCAGTACCTCAAGTGGAGAAAAAACCCAGCCGACTTCCCTAACCTCAAACTGTCAGACTTCAGCCGCCACACCATAAGGGAGTACACGTCTGGCAAGAGGATGGTGCTCATTGACGTGCCGGACCTCAGTCTCTATAACGTGCTTGCCGTGCCTAAGAAAACAG ATTTGGACAAATGTGTCTCGTTCTCTGACTACCGGCGTGTGGTCCATGCAGGTCAGCTGTTTGAAGTAGTGCATCACCTCCACACAGACTCCAATAAGAACACTCACTGTGGGTACCGACCAGTGTACGATAGGTCAAAACATGAGTACTTTGGGATTCCACGGAGCTATATTCGCTTACACTGCAAGTTCTGCCCAGGATGTGTGGTACAGATGACAGTCATAAAACCTCAGCAGCCTCACAAGCAG gtttcccaaggTACCCCAATCATCAACCAGCCCGAAttggaggatgaacagctgagtgaacTGAATGCCAGCTGCCCAGACAAGGATTCTAACCTAGGCCTGTTAATTTGTAGCTAG